CGCTGCCGACGCGATCCGTGCGCACGGCGCCTGGGCGGGCAGCTGGATGGCCACAGCCCGTATCTGCCGTTGCCACCCCTGGGGCGGCCACGGCTATGACCCGGCCCCGGAAACGCCGCCGCGCGCGCAATGGTACGCGCCTTGGAAGCTCGGCGATTGGAAACGCGGTTACAGAGCGCCTCCGTCTTCATCCTCCCTCGCGAGCGGGGGAGGTGCTGAGCGAAGCGAAGCGGAGGGGGGCGTCGGCAAATCCCCCCTCAGTTTCGCTGCGCTCGACAGCTCCCCCGCAAGCGGGGGAGCACAAGAAAAGAGCAAGTCATGAGCATCTCTCTCAAATTCCCCGATGGCGCCGAGCGCAGCTACGACGACGGCGTGACGCCTCTCGCCGTCGCCGAAGGCATCTCCAAATCGCTCGCGAAGAAAGTCGTCGCCGCGAAGATCGATGGCGCGTGGTGGGATCTCACGCGTCCGCTTGAAGGCGGCGGCAAGTTCGAGCTCGTCATGCGTGACAGCGCCGATGGCCTCGAAGTGTTGCGCCACGACGCCGCGCACGTGCTCGCGCAAGCGGTGCAGGAATTGTTCCCTGGCACGCAGGTCACATTCGGCCCGGTGACGGAAGACGGCTTCTATTACGACTTCGCGCGCGACGAACCGTTCTCGACGGAGGATTTCGGCAAGATCGAAAAGCGGATGAAGGAGATCGTCGACGCCGATCTGCCGATCATCCGCAAGGTCTGGGAGAAAGAAGCCGCCATCGCCCACTTCAAATCCATCGGCGAAATTTACAAAGCTGAGACGATCGACGAAGTGATCAAGCCGGGTGAGCCGATCACGGTTTATTCGCACGGCGACAAATGGGGCGATCTCTGCCGCGGGCCACACCTCCCATCAACGGGCAAGCTCGGCAAAGCCTTCAAGCTGATGAAGCTCGCCGGCGCCTATTGGCGCGGCGATCAGAAGAACCAGCAGCTGCAACGCATCTACGGCACGGCCTGGGCTGACGAGAAGCAGCTTGAAGATTATTTGCTGCGCCTCGAGGAAGCCGAAAAGCGCGATCACCGCAAACTTGGCCGCCAGATGGATCTCTTCCACATGCAGGAAGAGGGGCGCGGCATGGTGTTCTGGCACGAAAAAGGTCTGACGCTCTGGCGCACGATCGAGGCGTACATGCGCCGACGCCTGGATACGGCGGGTTACGTCGAAGTGCGCACGCCGCAGGTGCTCGACCGCGTGTTCTGGGAAAAATCCGGTCACTGGGACAAATACCGCCCAAACATGTTCGTGTGCGAGACGGTGGAGGGCGAAACGCTGTCGCTGAAGCCGATGAACTGTCCGGGCCACGTGCAGATCTTCAAGTTCGGGCAGAAGAGTTATCGCGATCTGCCGTTGCGCATGGCCGAATTCGGCGCCTGTCATCGCTACGAGCCGTCGGGTTCTCTGCACGGCCTCATGCGCGTGCGTGCGTTCACGCAAGACGACGCGCACATTTTCTGCCGCGAGGATCAGATCGAGGAAGAGACGACGCGTTTCATCCAACTCGCCAAATCCATCCACGCCGATTTTGGCATGGCGAGCGACAAGATCGCCCTCGCGACGCGCCCGGAAATGCGCGTTGGCACGGACGAGTTCTGGGACAAAGCCGAAGCGCAGATGCTCAACGCCGCCCGCGCGGCGGGCGTCGAGCCGGTGATCGCCGAAGGCGACGGCGCCTTCTACGCGCCAAAGCTCGATTTCTCGGTGAAGGACGCCATCGGCCGCGAATGGACGATCGGCACGATTCAGCTCGACTACCAGCTGCCGGATCGTCTCGACGCGGAATATGTCGGTGAGGATGGCGCCAAGCACCGTCCAGTGATGTTGCACCGGGCGATCCTCGGCTCCCTCGAACGTTTCATTGGCATCCTGATCGAAAACGTCGCCGGCGCATTTCCGATGTGGCTCGCGCCTGTGCAAGTCGTGATCGCCACGATCACGTCGGACGCGGACGCCTATGCCCAAGACGTCGCGGCCGAGATGAAGAAAGCCGGACTCCGCGTGGAACTCGATCTGCGCAACGAGAAGGTCGGTTACAAAATCCGCGAGCACTCGCTGGCGAAGGTTCCCGTCATCGCCGTCGTCGGCCGCAAGGAGGCCGAGGACCGTGCCGTCGCGCTGCGTCGCTTCGGCAGCCAAGAGCAAAGCGTGATGGCGTTGGACGACGCACTCGCCACGTTAGCGAAAGAAGCGCTGCCGCCGGACTTGGCGCGGGGATAGTTCGCACCTGACAGCCTTGTAACCACAGCGACGTCACAAAACGCACACGACCCGCCTAGACGCCGCCGCAAAGCTCAGGCCATCATCGGAGTCGCATGCGCGGGCGCGGAGTCTTCGGTGGATAAGTTCCCATCACGTGAGCGGTCAGCCGCTGCGGCGTTGGAGCCGCGCGTCACCGCCGTGGTCGTAACCCGCAACGCCGATCGCGCGCTTGACCTTTGTTTGCGCAGCGCTTTCGCCGAGCCGTGGATCGATGACGTCGTGGTGGTCGACCACGGCAACAAAGGTGACGTCTCGTCCAATCTGCGCGCCCTGCAAATGGACCGCCGCGACGTGAAGGTCGTCGTCGCCCCCCGCGAGGCGACCTATGCGGCTGCCGCGAACATTGGCGCATCGAAGGCGCGTGGCCGGTGGCTTCTGTTCCTTGATCCGCATGTTGTCGTGCAGCGCGGCGCGGTGGCCCGCATGGCGGCCGCCGGGGGTGGCGCGCGCACACCATGGATTGTCGGCGGCCGGCTCACCGATACAGACGGTCGCGACAAGCCAGCCGCGCGCGTTGGAAACTTGAACGTGTGGTCGGCGGTGGCGGTCGCCATGGATATGGCCGGCCCGCGACCATTCCGCGTTTCAAAGCGCCGCCGGCGCCGGGGTGACGCGCCGGAGCCGTCGCGTGTCGCAGCTGTGTCGGGTGCGTTCATGCTCGTGCCGCGCGCGGACTTTGAGGAATTGGGTGGCTTCGACGAAGCCTTCGCCACCCACGCCGCCGATCTCGATCTTTGCCGCCGCGCGGTGGACGCGGGCGGGAGCGTGTTGTTTCAGCCTGCCGCGTCGGGCGTCCAGTTTCAGCATCGCGGCCGCAGCGCGCGGCGCGAGGCCCAGGGGCTGGCGCGCTTTGCCATGAAGGCGGCGCGCACGCCGCTTCAGCACGCTTTTGCGTTTATCGCCGTTCCCGCCTTGGCCTTCTTGTTGGCGGCGCGGGATCTGGTGGCAGGTCGCCCACCAATTCGCCGCTAGACGGCGGCGGATTGGGCGGCCGCTCAGCCACAGTTCCAATGAACAGCGACACGTCATCGCCGTTGCCGATGTTCAGCCCGCGCACCGGTTCTTCCGGAACCCGCGCGAAGATCAAGCCGCGTCCGCCCAGCGCGCCCTCGGTTTCTGGAAGCGCTCGGCCCTCGATCATCAACGTGTCGCCAATCTCGGCTTGGCGTCCGGCCTCTTGCGGCTCGGCGAGCTTGATGTCCGTGCGCGTCATGAACACGAAGCTCGTTTCACGATAGCCAACCACCCAGAAATCGTGTTCGCCGCGTGGAAGCAGCCGCGCTCGCGTGAGCGCGCCGACAGCCTCCGATGAAACGTGGAGCGTCCGAGCTTCAGGCAACACGTGTTGGCGCAGTGCGTAAGACAGTGTCAGCGCGCACAACACAACAGCGCCCACCCGCAACGCTGGCCGGCGCAGGATCAGCAGCGCCGCGACCGCCGCGACGATCACGCCGGCGCCAACCAACCCGGTCGAGATCGCCCGCCGCACAGCTGCGTCCGCATCGCCCGGCATGAATGTCGCGCCCGCGGCGCACAGCCCGGCGATGGCTGCGCCGGTCAGCACGAACAGCACCACTCCAATAATATGCGTGATCCGCCAGCGTTCGCGGCTGGCCGCGAACAAGCCCGCGCCACACAACAGTGCGAGCGCGGGAAATGTCGGCAGCGTGTAATGCGCAAGCTTTGTCGGCAGCAGTTCAAACACCAGAAACGTCGGCAGCGCCCACGCCAGCAGAAAGCGCAAGCCCGCGAAAGCGGCGTCATTGGCTTTCGCGCGCAGCGTACGCCAACCGAGCCGCACCCCCATAGGCAGCGCGTAGCTCGCCGGGAAGAACAAGAACACGAACAGCGCGAGGTGATAGCCGGGCAGGGCGAAATGCCCCTCGGCGCCGCCAGACATTTTTGGCGCCAGGTCTTCGCCGATCGCTTCGGCGAAGAAGCGGCCTTGTGTGGCTTCGTTGATCGCGATCATCCACGGCGCAACAATGGCGGCCGCAAGCAACGGTCCAGGCCACCATGCGAGCGGCTTCATCCAATCCCAGCGCCGTTCCCAGGCCGCCAAGCCAATCAACGTCAGCCCCGCGACCATTGGCGTGACCGGCCCTTTGATGAGTACGCCGCATCCCATGGCGAGCCAGAACAACAGCGCGATCGCGCGCGGCCTTGACGATCCGGCGTAAAGTCGCGCCAGTGCCGCCATCGCCAACGTCGTAAAGCCGACGAGCACAGCGTCGGTTTTCGCGGTCATGCCCTCAAAGCCGAGCAGCACGCCGGCGGAAAAGAGCGCCGCGCCAAGGAACGCTTCGCGCGGCCGCATCAGCGCCGAGCCGCCCCACAGGCATGCGAGCGCCGCCAGCATGGCGCCCAGCGCGGACGGCAGGCGGTAGGGCCAGATTGCGTTCAGCTTGCCCGTCAGCGGCTCGAACGCCTGCACCGATGCGACTTGAAGCCAATGGATGCCGATCGGCTTTTTGTTGCGCTCGTCTTCCTGGTTGCGGATGCGCACGTAATCGCCGGTTTCGATCATTTGGCGCGTCGCTTGGGCAAAGCGCGCCTCGTCGCGGTCCATCACCGGCATCCGCGCGGCGCCAAACAGCCCGGAGATGAGCGCAATTAGGGCGATCAGCACATACCCCCGCCAGCCGCGGGCGAACTGGTCAAACAGGGCCGGGGAGACAGGCTCGCGCATCAGCGGCGGTAGATAGCGGGCGTCGGCGGGCTTGTCTTGCCGCCTGGATTACAAGCGCCGCCCCCTCGCGGGGGCCGGCGGAAGCCGCTAAGAGAGCCGGCCACACCGGTATTTGGACCCGCACTTTGCCCGAGCCCGTCGAATTTAGCGTTGTCGTCCCGATGAAGGATGAGGCCGGCAACGCCGCCAATTTGGCGCGCGAGATCGCTGCCGCCCTGGACGGCCGCGCCTACGAAATGATCTTCGTGGACGACGCCAGCCGCGATGACACCCGCGCCGAGTTGGCGGCTCTGAAGCGAGAGCTCCCGGCCTTGCGCCTCGTTGGCCACCGCCTCAACGCCGGCCAGAGTCGCGCAGTACGGACTGGCGTGATGGCTGCCCGGGCGCCGCTCATTGGCACGCTCGACGGCGACGGTCAGAACGACCCCGCCGACCTGCCGCGCCTGCTGACCCGACTCACCCGCGCTGACGCACCCACAAACCTCGGTATGGTGGGTGGCATCCGGGCCAAACGGCAGGACAGCTGGGCCAAGCGCGTGGCCTCACGGGTCGCCAACGGTGTGCGCAAGAGTATGCTGAACGATGGCGCCGTGGACTCCGGCTCTGGCGTCAAAGTGTTCAAACGGGAAGCTTTTTTGGCGCTCCCGTATTTCGACCACATGCACCGCTACATGGCGGCCCTGATGCTGCGCGAAGGGTTTGCGGTCGAATATTTGGATGTTAACCATCGACACCGAGGCGCAGGCCGGTCGAAATACACCAACCTGGGCCGCTTGGCCGCCAACATGACCGATTTGTTCGGCGTGATGTGGCTGAGAACTCGGGCAAGGTCGCCGGGGGGGACAGACGAGCTATGAGTGAACGGCTTGATCGGTCCGAGCGACTAGTAGTGCAGGAAGCCGCCCGCCGCCGGGGCAGGTCTGGTCCAAGTCAGGGGAGTCCCATGGGGGCAATTTTCAACGTATTTCCGCTGATCCTGATCCCGGTGTTGATTTACAACATCTGGGCGTTCGGCTCGACGGTCGGGGGCGCCGAAGCTGAGGCCGTGCGCGCGCACCTCGAAGATGTTTGGCTGCGTGTGCCGATGGCGTCCGGCGTCGAATGGATCGTCACCTTCGGCGATGTTTTGGTGCTGATTTCGCTGATTTTGCTGTTCATCGAACTGCTGAAATCCACATCCACAGGCACATCGGCGATTTTCAATCACGCGCTGTCGATGCTCGTGTTTATCATTTGCCTTGTGGAATTCTTGCTGCACCCAGCCTTCGCCAGCACCGTGTTCTTCATGATCATGGTGATGAGCTTGCTGGATGTCCTCGCGGGCGTCGTCGTCACCATCGTCTCGGCCCGCCGCGACGTGGAATTTGCTGGCCAGCACTAGTTTCTTCCCCCGCTTGCGGGGGAAGTGGATTTGGCGAAGCCAAAGACGAAGGGGGCGGGCCGCTGGCTCGCCCCCTCAGTCATCGCGCTCTGCGCGCTGACAGCTCTCCCGCAAGCGGGGAAGCAAAACGCTCAGAGGCACCAAATCCCCAGACCGAGCGCGATCAAAAAGTCGAGCGTCCGGTCGAATCGGAAGAAGATGGCCTCCAGGCGGAGCCGGGGGGATTCCGTTGCGGAGCGCGCATGGCTTTGTTCTTCGACGCGGCTTGGTTCGATGCGCGTCTCAGTGACTTGAAGCTTGACCGAGCGGCTCTGGCGGTCGCCGCCGGCCTGACGCGCGAAGATTTGGGCCTGATCTTCGCCAATGAACGCGAGGCGAACGGCGCGGAGATGCGCGCGTTCGCTGAGGTGTTGCGCACCGACCTGTTGGAAATCTCGATCCGTTGCGGCATAGCCGCGCGCAACACCGCGCCCGCCGACGCCGACGCGAACGCGCGGCTCGATCACCTCGACGCGCGGCTGAACGCGATCGACGATTGGATCGACCAGTTCGAACGAGAGACGCGCAAGGCGTCCGGCGGCGGCTGAACGGGCGGCGTTAAGCACGCGTGTTCACCAACATGCCTTGCGGCGCCTTGCGAGGTTCGGGATAGCCGCGCGTGTAGTCCGTGGGCTTTGGCGCGACGTGGTTTACCAAAGTCGCAGCGAACAGCGGATCGAAAGGCCGTCGGGGCATGCGCCGGTCGCCAGCGCGGCGGTCATGGCCGCTGCGTTCCTCGCCCAAATTCTCATGCTGAGAAGGGCGCGGCTCTTGCCAATCGGTGAGGCGACCGGTGGTCATCGGCCAAAATCTGCAATTCACTTGCCAAACGAGAATTTACCCTGACGCTCCGCTTAACCACGGGAGTTCGAGCGCATGAGCTTCAATGAATACGCCGATTACGACGGGCTCGGTTTGGCCGCGTTGGTGCGCGATAAACAGCTCACCGCCACGGAAATTCTTGAAGCCGCCATCGACCGCATCGACCGCCACGATGGCGTGCTGAACGCCGTGGTGCACAAAGCTTATGACGAAGCGCGCGCAACCGCCGCGTCAACGCTCCCGGAAGGGCCATTCAAAGGCGTGCCGTTTCTGATCAAGGATCTTGGTCAACGCGTCACCGGCTGGCCGCGCACATCTGGCAGCCGCTTTGCCGCCATCGCCGCCGATGCGGACGATAGTGAATTGGTAAAGCGCTATCGCGCCGCTGGCGTCGTGCTTGCCGGCAAAACCAATACGCCGGAGTTCGGCATACCCGGCGTAACCACGTCCGCGAAGCTCGGCCCCTGCCGCAATCCCTGGAACCCAGATCACATTGCCGGCGGATCTTCCGGCGGCGCAGCCAGTGCGGTGGCGGCGGGCATGGTTCCGCTCGCGCATGCTAGCGATGGCCTCGGTTCCATCCGCATTCCCGCTGCGTGCTGCGGTCTCGTCGGCTTGAAGACCACGCGTGATCGCAACCCTAACGGCGATCAGGATACCGATCGCGCTGTGGGACTTTCAGTCGATCACGTCGTCAGCCGCACCGTGCGCGATAGCGCCGCCATGCTCGACGCCACCGGCGCGCCGCAACCCGCAAGTCCCTATGCGCCCGCGCCGCAGTCCGGGCCGTTCCTCGATGAAGTCTCGCGCGCGCCGGGAAAGCTCCGCATCGCCTGGTCCAGCGAAACGCCGACCGGCAACCCGATCGAACCGGAAATTCAAGCCGCGATTGAACGCACCGCCGAAACGCTGAAAGCGCTCGGGCACGATGTGCGCGAGGAGGGGCTCGGCATCGATTATCGCATGCTCTACCGCGCCCAAGGTTACGTCTCCGCCGCCAATTTCGCGGCGAGCATGAAACGCTGGATCGAACGCATCGGCCGTGAACCGGGCGACGACATCGAAG
This window of the alpha proteobacterium U9-1i genome carries:
- a CDS encoding threonyl-tRNA synthetase, whose amino-acid sequence is MSISLKFPDGAERSYDDGVTPLAVAEGISKSLAKKVVAAKIDGAWWDLTRPLEGGGKFELVMRDSADGLEVLRHDAAHVLAQAVQELFPGTQVTFGPVTEDGFYYDFARDEPFSTEDFGKIEKRMKEIVDADLPIIRKVWEKEAAIAHFKSIGEIYKAETIDEVIKPGEPITVYSHGDKWGDLCRGPHLPSTGKLGKAFKLMKLAGAYWRGDQKNQQLQRIYGTAWADEKQLEDYLLRLEEAEKRDHRKLGRQMDLFHMQEEGRGMVFWHEKGLTLWRTIEAYMRRRLDTAGYVEVRTPQVLDRVFWEKSGHWDKYRPNMFVCETVEGETLSLKPMNCPGHVQIFKFGQKSYRDLPLRMAEFGACHRYEPSGSLHGLMRVRAFTQDDAHIFCREDQIEEETTRFIQLAKSIHADFGMASDKIALATRPEMRVGTDEFWDKAEAQMLNAARAAGVEPVIAEGDGAFYAPKLDFSVKDAIGREWTIGTIQLDYQLPDRLDAEYVGEDGAKHRPVMLHRAILGSLERFIGILIENVAGAFPMWLAPVQVVIATITSDADAYAQDVAAEMKKAGLRVELDLRNEKVGYKIREHSLAKVPVIAVVGRKEAEDRAVALRRFGSQEQSVMALDDALATLAKEALPPDLARG
- a CDS encoding 4-amino-4-deoxy-L-arabinose transferase and related glycosyltransferases of PMT family, giving the protein MLIALIALISGLFGAARMPVMDRDEARFAQATRQMIETGDYVRIRNQEDERNKKPIGIHWLQVASVQAFEPLTGKLNAIWPYRLPSALGAMLAALACLWGGSALMRPREAFLGAALFSAGVLLGFEGMTAKTDAVLVGFTTLAMAALARLYAGSSRPRAIALLFWLAMGCGVLIKGPVTPMVAGLTLIGLAAWERRWDWMKPLAWWPGPLLAAAIVAPWMIAINEATQGRFFAEAIGEDLAPKMSGGAEGHFALPGYHLALFVFLFFPASYALPMGVRLGWRTLRAKANDAAFAGLRFLLAWALPTFLVFELLPTKLAHYTLPTFPALALLCGAGLFAASRERWRITHIIGVVLFVLTGAAIAGLCAAGATFMPGDADAAVRRAISTGLVGAGVIVAAVAALLILRRPALRVGAVVLCALTLSYALRQHVLPEARTLHVSSEAVGALTRARLLPRGEHDFWVVGYRETSFVFMTRTDIKLAEPQEAGRQAEIGDTLMIEGRALPETEGALGGRGLIFARVPEEPVRGLNIGNGDDVSLFIGTVAERPPNPPPSSGELVGDLPPDPAPPTRRPRRERR
- a CDS encoding dolichol-phosphate mannosyltransferase, whose amino-acid sequence is MKDEAGNAANLAREIAAALDGRAYEMIFVDDASRDDTRAELAALKRELPALRLVGHRLNAGQSRAVRTGVMAARAPLIGTLDGDGQNDPADLPRLLTRLTRADAPTNLGMVGGIRAKRQDSWAKRVASRVANGVRKSMLNDGAVDSGSGVKVFKREAFLALPYFDHMHRYMAALMLREGFAVEYLDVNHRHRGAGRSKYTNLGRLAANMTDLFGVMWLRTRARSPGGTDEL
- a CDS encoding putative amidase, yielding MSFNEYADYDGLGLAALVRDKQLTATEILEAAIDRIDRHDGVLNAVVHKAYDEARATAASTLPEGPFKGVPFLIKDLGQRVTGWPRTSGSRFAAIAADADDSELVKRYRAAGVVLAGKTNTPEFGIPGVTTSAKLGPCRNPWNPDHIAGGSSGGAASAVAAGMVPLAHASDGLGSIRIPAACCGLVGLKTTRDRNPNGDQDTDRAVGLSVDHVVSRTVRDSAAMLDATGAPQPASPYAPAPQSGPFLDEVSRAPGKLRIAWSSETPTGNPIEPEIQAAIERTAETLKALGHDVREEGLGIDYRMLYRAQGYVSAANFAASMKRWIERIGREPGDDIEGLARRLYERGKAMSGQDAMWGWQQLRLMNRQILARFETWDVYLTPVLGTNVPRVDHLDTLMDDLSEFDKRQARAFGFTPPFNITGQPSISLPLWQSQTNLPIGMMFTARYGDEATLLRLAGQLEKELPWAGRRPPIWN